In Dermacentor variabilis isolate Ectoservices chromosome 11, ASM5094787v1, whole genome shotgun sequence, one genomic interval encodes:
- the LOC142564704 gene encoding transmembrane protein 45B-like — MGTFYGHVLPGAMLFAFGTWWSLWTWRRHARCRATGERFVASASAGRAEGMAKIFAATVGVATEIHKCITKGEWAPRNWHHMATYVFCGLSGPADLLSSSSRGPGGLLPADCDYAVLLLSFVGEGLVFHVHAHGRAPLDVLVHELLVYVIVAQAACLGVEMARRSSVVAALARGFCATLQGTWLIQIAFVLFDPREQKRWNPRSQRDTMLAAAIFAVHVVAALVYVCLLGTIFVHRSKVTYSRLPQEVEKEKEDCLTAASVRLGILRALIP, encoded by the exons ATGGGAACCTTCTACGGTCACGTGCTTCCAGGCGCCATGCTATTTGCCTTCGGCACCTGGTGGTCGCTATGGACTTGGCGGCGTCATGCCAGGTGTCGCGCCACCGGGGAGCGTTTTGTGGCCAGTGCATCCGCAGGCCGCGCGGAAGGCATGGCCAAAATATTTGCGGCGACAGTCGGCGTGGCCACTGAG ATACACAAGTGCATCACCAAGGGAGAGTGGGCTCCCAGGAACTGGCATCACATGGCCACGTACGTGTTCTGCGGTCTCAGCGGACCGGCGGATCTGCTGTCTTCGTCGTCGAGGGGACCCGGCGGCCTCTTGCCGGCCGACTGCGACTACGCCGTGCTGCTGCTTTCTTTCGTGGGCGAAGGGCTCGTGTTCCACGTGCACGCGCACGGCAGGGCCCCTCTCGACGTGCTCGTGCACGAGCTGCTCGTCTACGTCATCGTGGCGCAGGCCGCCTGCCTTGGCGTCGAGATGGCGCGACGATCGAGCGTGGTGGCGGCGCTTGCGAGGGGATTCTGCGCAACATTGCAG GGCACCTGGCTGATCCAGATCGCCTTTGTTCTCTTCGACCCAAGGGAGCAGAAACGCTGGAACCCTCGCAGCCAGCGCGACACCATGCTGGCGGCCGCCATTTTCGCTGTTCACGTGGTTGCCGCGCTGGTTTACGTCTGCTTGCTGGGAACCATATTCGTGCACCGTAGCAAGGTCACCTACTCTCGCCTGCCGCAAGAGGTGGAGAAGGAGAAGGAAGACTGCTTGACTGCTGCCTCTGTTCGACTCGGCATTCTGCGTGCCCTGATTCCTTGA